A window of Ignavibacterium sp. contains these coding sequences:
- a CDS encoding thioredoxin family protein produces MLRTNLTHILSEQEHAKLLQENENVMVCCGRMGPMCIPVYEVMEELENEYPHVKFADMEFDIPDARVIRDLPECRNFAGLPFVVYYKNGKVVKATSSIQSRDQITSILDQYFSQEVKETATK; encoded by the coding sequence ATGTTAAGAACAAATCTCACACACATTTTATCAGAGCAGGAACACGCAAAACTTTTACAGGAAAATGAAAATGTTATGGTATGCTGCGGAAGAATGGGACCAATGTGTATTCCTGTTTATGAAGTAATGGAAGAACTCGAAAACGAATATCCACATGTAAAGTTTGCTGATATGGAGTTTGATATTCCGGATGCAAGAGTTATAAGAGACTTACCAGAATGCAGAAATTTTGCCGGACTTCCGTTTGTTGTTTATTACAAAAACGGAAAAGTTGTTAAAGCAACAAGCAGCATTCAATCAAGGGATCAGATTACTTCTATTCTTGATCAATATTTTAGTCAGGAAGTTAAGGAAACAGCAACAAAGTAA
- a CDS encoding ArsC/Spx/MgsR family protein: MQKITIYEKPTCTTCRKVSKALTEAGIDFEKVNYYIEPFSKKKLYEILKKMNMKPSELLRKNDDAYRKLKAKIEKLSEDEILSLMIENPDLVQRPIVEVGNKAILARPPEKIKELFK; the protein is encoded by the coding sequence ATGCAAAAAATAACCATTTATGAAAAGCCAACCTGTACCACTTGTAGAAAAGTATCAAAAGCATTAACCGAAGCCGGAATTGATTTTGAAAAAGTTAACTATTACATCGAACCATTTTCGAAAAAGAAACTTTATGAGATTCTGAAAAAAATGAATATGAAACCATCAGAACTACTGAGAAAAAATGATGATGCATACAGAAAGCTAAAAGCTAAAATTGAAAAATTATCTGAAGATGAAATACTGAGTTTGATGATTGAAAATCCTGATCTTGTTCAAAGACCAATTGTTGAGGTTGGTAATAAAGCAATTCTTGCTCGTCCACCTGAAAAGATAAAAGAATTATTTAAATAA
- a CDS encoding co-chaperone GroES yields MKIKPLDDRLLVEPIEEEERTSSGLYIPDTAKEKPRMGKVIAVGTDEDLREKISEGDKVLFAKYGGEEVEMNNIVYKILQRSDVLAVVED; encoded by the coding sequence ATGAAAATAAAACCACTTGATGATCGTTTACTTGTTGAACCAATTGAAGAAGAAGAAAGAACTTCTTCAGGTTTATACATTCCGGATACTGCAAAAGAAAAACCAAGAATGGGAAAAGTTATTGCAGTTGGAACTGATGAAGATTTAAGAGAAAAAATTTCCGAAGGCGACAAAGTTTTATTTGCAAAATATGGCGGAGAAGAAGTTGAAATGAACAACATTGTTTATAAAATTCTTCAGCGCTCAGATGTTCTTGCTGTTGTAGAAGATTAA
- a CDS encoding NifB/NifX family molybdenum-iron cluster-binding protein, which translates to MNSNFKVAFATNDGVTTFAHFGRAKYFEVIEVKDGNITSTERREKPDFHSGNNHNNDHHSNHRERHNTIYTLVEDCDFVVAAGMGYGIYDFLISKGKQPIVTTEKNIEDALKKLISGQLVNHTEKMH; encoded by the coding sequence ATGAATAGCAATTTTAAAGTTGCATTTGCAACTAATGATGGCGTTACAACTTTTGCTCATTTCGGAAGAGCAAAATATTTTGAAGTCATAGAAGTAAAAGATGGAAACATTACTTCCACAGAAAGAAGAGAAAAGCCGGATTTCCATTCCGGGAACAACCACAATAATGATCATCATAGCAATCATAGGGAAAGACACAATACTATTTACACACTTGTTGAAGACTGCGATTTTGTAGTTGCTGCAGGAATGGGATATGGTATTTACGATTTTCTGATTTCAAAAGGAAAGCAACCGATTGTGACAACTGAAAAAAATATTGAAGATGCTTTGAAAAAGCTTATCTCCGGGCAACTTGTAAATCATACAGAGAAGATGCACTGA
- a CDS encoding glutaredoxin domain-containing protein gives MKEELFMQTATQPKVVIFTTPTCSFCNAAKRYFREKNIRFTEVDVSRDQKAAQDMVRRTGQMGVPVILINNRPIVGFDRPKINAMLNIKN, from the coding sequence ATGAAGGAAGAATTATTTATGCAAACAGCTACTCAACCAAAAGTTGTAATATTCACAACACCAACCTGCAGCTTTTGTAATGCTGCGAAAAGATATTTTCGTGAAAAGAATATCAGGTTTACAGAAGTTGATGTATCCCGCGATCAGAAAGCAGCTCAGGATATGGTAAGGAGAACCGGACAAATGGGAGTTCCTGTGATACTAATTAACAATCGTCCGATAGTTGGTTTTGACAGACCGAAAATAAACGCAATGTTAAACATTAAGAATTAA
- the trxB gene encoding thioredoxin-disulfide reductase, which produces MNHYDAIIIGAGAAGLTAGIYLSRAKVKTLILNEGAVGGQMVLTHEIANYPGIESISGYELARNMKLQAQKFGAVIKSNIKITSFDLKSNPKRFVVNGKDEYTSDVVIITTGGRSRTLGVPGENEFKGKGISYCATCDGDFFQDKEIIVVGGGNSALEEAVSLTKYASKVTIVHQFDHFQAFEHYVNEAKNNPKIDFIMESKIIEFIGDEKLRKVKIQNQRNGEVFEKDIDGVFIFIGYVPNTEMFEGILELNQYKEIVVDKNMATNIEGVYAAGDSIAKRYRQVTTAVGEGTVAALSAAEYLNKFEKAEQVAEVSVA; this is translated from the coding sequence ATGAATCATTATGATGCTATAATTATTGGAGCAGGAGCTGCGGGGCTTACAGCAGGAATTTATCTTTCAAGAGCTAAAGTAAAAACACTAATTCTGAATGAAGGTGCTGTTGGTGGTCAGATGGTACTTACTCACGAGATAGCAAACTATCCGGGAATCGAAAGTATCAGTGGATATGAACTTGCAAGAAATATGAAACTTCAGGCACAAAAGTTTGGAGCGGTGATTAAAAGCAATATCAAAATCACATCATTTGATTTGAAGTCAAATCCTAAAAGATTTGTTGTGAATGGGAAAGATGAATACACATCTGATGTTGTTATTATAACAACTGGCGGAAGATCAAGAACACTTGGCGTTCCGGGTGAAAATGAATTTAAGGGGAAAGGAATTTCTTATTGTGCAACCTGCGATGGTGATTTTTTCCAGGATAAGGAAATAATAGTTGTTGGCGGAGGAAATTCGGCACTTGAAGAAGCCGTATCTCTGACTAAATATGCGTCGAAGGTTACAATAGTCCATCAGTTCGACCATTTCCAGGCATTTGAGCATTATGTAAATGAAGCAAAGAACAATCCTAAGATTGATTTCATTATGGAATCAAAGATTATTGAATTTATCGGTGATGAAAAACTTCGGAAAGTAAAAATTCAGAATCAGAGAAACGGTGAAGTCTTTGAAAAAGATATTGATGGAGTTTTTATATTTATCGGATATGTTCCCAACACAGAAATGTTTGAAGGTATTCTTGAGTTAAATCAGTATAAAGAAATAGTTGTTGATAAAAATATGGCTACCAATATTGAAGGTGTTTATGCTGCCGGAGATTCAATTGCAAAAAGGTATCGTCAGGTTACAACTGCTGTTGGTGAAGGAACTGTTGCCGCACTTAGCGCAGCAGAGTATCTGAATAAATTTGAAAAAGCCGAACAGGTTGCTGAAGTAAGTGTAGCATAA